A segment of the Capricornis sumatraensis isolate serow.1 chromosome 8, serow.2, whole genome shotgun sequence genome:
ggggaggcaggaaggccaggctgCATGGACACGCAGGCCCAGGGCTCCCAGCGGCTGCCAGATGCCTGGCAGTCGTCCTGCCTCCGCACAGCTGGCCCTGGTCCCGCTCCCCCAGCCCTTGGGGGACCGTGGGAGGCTCCTCGGGGCAGGCCACACGGGCTGCTGGGTGCTGACCTGCAACCGGGAAGGACCCAAACCCCGCCTGGAGTGGGGACTCAGGACTGGGGGGCCAGTGCCCCTCAGAGGGGAGGCCTGTGCAGCTGGGGGGCTGGCGGTGGGGGCAGGGCTCCTCTGGGCCCGGGGGTGAGGCTGTGTGGGGCCTGGCAGGAGCCCCCGAGTGGGGACAGTGGGCGCTGCAGCAGGCTTGGGCCTGAGACCCCCCAGGCTGGGGAAGAGTCCCAGCCCCAACCAACCCCTAAATCGGGAGCAGGTGTTGCTGAGACAGGGCCTAACTCTGGCGAGACCCCAAATTTGGCACATTGATTATTTTACGCTGTGTGGATGAAAAGTGTCATCTGCCCCATCAGGAAGCAAAGGGCGCTGCAGCCCCTCAGGGTGGAAAAGCAGGCTGCTGCCCAGACAGCTGGGAGGCGCGTCAGGGGAGTGATTTCACAGGGTCCAGAGTCTTGCATGTTCCCATATGAAGAAAAGGGCTAACTTCTCTAAATTAAGACAttgagttttctttaattaacagaatcttttgatgttccagcTACCTGGTTTTACTGCTCAAACTCCTATAAATTCTGCCCCTCACTTCATCTCTTTGGAGCAACCTGTCAGAGCAAACGAACGCTCTGGGTCTCGGACTTAGGTGCTCAGGTTTATGGCAAATGAAAGACAGTTCCCATCTATTtggttgtactttttttttttcagtcaacaagaGAAACCGCCCTGAAAGGGTGTCTCTTCTTGTAccaggatgggggtgggtggggggggtgaGGGGACTACATTCCTAGAAACTCTCATGGTGGGAGGAGGCAAGGACTGACCTCTGCAGGAAATCACCTTTATTTCTATGCATCTCGGGGTCATCTCCCAAAAGgggcctctcctccccaccccagcaccttTTGTCTCTAGCTCACAGGGGCATTTAAGGGGGTGGATTCAGCATTTCCGGGAGAAATTTCTCAAAATTTTCTCATTTGCAGAAAACTGTTTACTCAGcattcctgggtctctcccatatACAGGAGGTTACATGTTCTTAAactgttatttgtatttcttctattAAAGTATCTTTTATTAcaaaaggagggggaggggagaaggaagtcGGCCCCTTCCAGCCTCTGGGACAGGACATCCCTCCAGGCCCTAGCCTTGCTCTCACCCACCCAGTGTAACCTGACACTCAATGGTTCACCCCGCCTCCTAGGACCAGCCCATCCCCAATACTCCAAAAGCCAGGAAACGGAAATTCAGAGAAATCGAAACTCCTGAGTAAAGACAGGAGCCCCGAGTGTGTGCTGGCACAGATACTCCATCCCCAGCATGAACCGCACGTCCCAGCTCTTATTCACTGGGGCCCACGGTGCGGTGCCCCCAGGCTATGAGGTGCTCAAGGAGGAGCACGAGGTGGCCGTGCTGGGGGCGCCCCAGAGCCCGGCGCCCATGACGACCACGGTGATCAACATCCGCAGCGACACCGCCGTGCCCGACCACATCGTGTGGTCCCTGTTCAACACCGTCTTCATGAACTGGTGCTGCCTGGGCTTCGTGGCATTCGCCTACTCTGTGAAGGTGGGTGCGCACCTGGGGCGTCTCCAGAAAGTGCTGGGAGCCTGGAGAGGCCCAGCCCGGATGACACGTGGGGTTGGGGAGCCCCCGTGTGTtgttgtgtgtgcatgttgtgcgtgtgtgtgtgtgtgtgtgtgtgtgtgtacatgcaggtCATGATGAGGCTGCAGGGGGGTGTGGGGATGACCAGGGTCAGCCTTCTGTCTCCTGGTGGGTGAGTGGCCAGTGAGGGGGCTGAGAGGAAGGGTGGGAGAGCCCTGGGCCTCCTGGAGAGGCTGACTGTCTGTGGGAAAGGTCATGGAGACCCCGGGAGGGGAGGAGCGCTCACCGGCCACAGTCGTGCTCAACTCCAGGGGACGGGCGGGCGTGGGTCCTCGCTGGGAGGAACGGGCAGTGGGGGGCCAGCCGGGGGGCCTGAGGCACAGGCCCCTCACCACCTCTCCTCCCCCAGTCTAGGGACCGGAAGATGGTCGGCGACATCACCGGGGCCCAGAGCTACGCCTCCACCGCCAAGTGCCTGAACATCTGCGCCCTGGTCCTGGGCCTCCTTCTGACTGTCGTCCTCATCATCCTTGTGTCCACCGGCTCCCTGATGATCGTTCAAGCAATCTCGGAGCTCATACAGAACTACGGAGGCCACTAGTCCCTGCCCACAGCCCGAGGCAGTCACCCCTTTTTCCTACAGCCTATACAGGCGTGTGTCCACCAAGAAATAAAAGGAGGCATTTGTGTGTGAGGGCGCTGTGTTTTGACCTGGGGAGGGGTCCCTTGAGAGTCCCAGCCTGGCCGTGAGCCCGAgcccacctcctcccaccccgCACTGTCCCACATGCTCTGAGGCTCTAGGCGGGGCCCGGCCAGTCCTCTGGCCCGGCGTGCCTGGGGCCTTGGGCTGGGGCTGCAGTTACTGGTCAGGGGGTTGGGGTGTGGGTTCCTCAAGGGCTGGGCGCAGAACACCCTCGGCTCTGTTGACAAAACAGAAGAAACCGCTCAGAAGCCTGCAAATAAGAAGATAGTTTGGCGCCTTAGGATTTGCAGTTGGAGAAATGCAGATTCGGGTGGCAAGTCAACTGTGCTCCAGGCAAGTCCAGAGGGCGGGGGTCACAACACAGCGAGGACGGTCCAGAGCACGGAGGTTCCAGAAAGGGGGCGGCGCCAGCAGGCCAGGGTCACGGCCGGCAGCTGACTGGTGGCTAACAGAGCTTTCCAGGGAGCGAAGAGCAGGAGTTCCGGGGGTCCGAGGGCGGCCCGGCCAGGACGCTGGTCAGTTCCGGCTCTCCTGGCGCCCAGCTCCCTCTCACACCCTGCGGCACGTCCCTCTCGTCACTGTCCTTCGCACGGCCCCGCAGGCCCCCTCTGCCGGGAAGGCCACAGGAGCACCGCGTCCACCGCTGCAGAGAGAGCCCCGTGCTGCTCAGCTAGAGGAgaggcccctgccctgccctgccctcgaCACCAGCCCCATCCTTCTTCTGCCATGGCCTCCAGACACGGGGGCACTCGAGGGGCAGGGCAGACCCGCCCACCCCCATCTGGGCCGGGGCGTGTAGAGGGGCGGCGGAGCCACCCCCTCGTCCCCTGACTCCTCATGTGGGTCCCCTCCCCAGTCTGTGCCTACCCCAGCCCCCTGACTGGGGGAGGCTGCGGGGAGGCTGCGATCCCAGGGTGGGCCAGGAGGGAGCCCCTCTCCCTGTGGGTCTGACACCCGTGAGCACGAGGGGcagcaccaaggaagtcctggcgGAGGCTGGCAGGCACGCCCCTCAGGGTCGGGAAGGACTTCCTCCAAGGCGGGGGAGAGCCAGCAGCCGGCAAAGCCCTGGAGCTGGCAGGGGCGCTGCCCAGCGGCGCAGACCCCgctgggtgggctggggaggcagaATCTTCCCGTGCCAGCAGCAACAGGAAGGGGCCAGGGGCAcgcctgcccacccccagcctgggACTCAtctgccctgctctgccctcccCAGGCTGGGACCAAACCTGGCATCTTAAGGAGCCCTGTCTTCTCAGTTCCTCTGAGGCCCAGTCCAGGCAAAGCAGAGGCAGGGCCTTCTCCCCACGGGCTCCTTGGAAAAGGGACCCCCTGTCACCCTGGCCCAGGGCTCCAACCTCCCCACTCTGTCCTCCTGCTCCCCCAACTCTTTCAGCCCAGCCCAGGTCACCCACAGCTGACAGAGGACACGGGACTGTCCCCTGGAACCAGGCCAGGATGTGGCTCCGAGGACCACAGCTGCTCACAGCCTGGCCGTCAGCTCCCAGAGCCGTCGAGGGAAGGTCCCTCAGTTTCCCCTGCTTGATGCCTCGGGCCTCCTGTGAATTTTCAGAAGGTCCGGAACACGGGCCTTTGCGGCTTGCACCTGGGGGCTTCCCACCTAGCAGGACCCTCACCGCAAATCGGTGAAGCTCAGGCGGGCTACACTCAGTGCCACCAGCCCTCAGGATTGCTGCCCACCTGAGAGGATGTGGGGACCCCCTAGGGCCTGCCAGGGTTGTGGGTTCACAGGTCAGGGGTCAGGGTCACATAGCTGTCCCCCTCGTCCCTGCCTGGGAGACCGTCCTTCCTGGACTCAGAGAGGCagtctgccagcctctcctgcagGACACAGCGTCCCTGAGGCTGAGCCCCTGTGCTCGCGTGTGGGACCCAAGAGAGAGTGGGCGACCTCATCCGAGTCACCGTCCTCCAGGGAGGATCCAGACCAGCCTGGCTCCCAGGGAGGGCCCAGTGGGGACTGGGCGTCCATCCCCTCTGAGTGCCAGGAGGAGGGGAACCCACTATGAAGAGCTGCTGACTTCCGTGAGAGCCGGGCAGGACTAGCCCTGGGACCCGAGTGAGCCCGGGAGAGCCTGGGTCCCCAAAGGGCGTGTGGACGGCTCACTCCCCAGCAGCAGCCTGTGGCTGCTGGACTCCTCCAGCCTCTCTGGGTGACACCCAGGACACCCTTGCAGGGCACAGCGGCTCCGCAGCTGGGGTGTGGCCCCCCACCCGCTCCCCCTGGGGCGTCAGAGACGGGGATACCTGTCCGGGTGTCTCTCCCCACACTGGGCTAGGAGGGCCCCCGTCTCCCCGTCTGCATCCCAGGCTCACAACAATGTCCCAGGGTCCCCAGTGTGTGCGAGGCCCTTCCACCCAGCAGGGCCTGCTGGTTTTGAGGGGAGGAAGGGGTCTTTCCTCTGGGGGTTCCTGTTGACCAGGGTGGGGTCACCAGCTCTGCTCTGGCCTTCTCAGTCAGCCCGCAGCTGACCGCTCTGGGCTCCCCAGAGGCCGCCAGGGTCACAGCAGTGTCCCCTCCGCAGGAGACATCACAGCAGCTTCACAGACAAGGGCACTTTATTGATTCAGCGGTTGACAATCTGTGTCTATAAACTGCTGCCTATGGGTTGGGAGCGGGGCGGGCCCATGCCTCGGGTGCAAAGCCACCAAGGACGGTGGAGGCCCTGACAGCGGCTAGTAGCCTCTATTTTTCATTATCTCCAAAGCCGTACGGTAGACTGCCACGTAGATGAACACGAGAACAACGATCGATCCAatggtcagaaagatgcccagGACCAGGGCCCAGATGTTCAGGCACTTGGCGGTGGAGGCGTAGCTCTGGGCCCCAGTGATGTCGCCGACCATCTTCCGGTCCCTAGACTGGAGGAGGAGAGGTGGTGAGGGTCCAGGGACCGCCAGGCCTGTGGCTCAGGCCCCCCCCTGCTGGTCCCAGTCACCCGATGGGCCCTCACACTCCCGTTCCCTGGAGTCTGAACAGGACAGTGGCAGTGAGACCCTCTCCTCTTGGGGCCTCTGTCTGTGTCCTCACAGAGAGTCAGCctctccaggagccccagggctCAGCCTCCCTTTCTCAGGCCCCTTCACCGGCCAGTCACCCACCAGGGGCCAGGGTCCTTGCAGCACCTCCCTTGTTTCCGGACCAGACTCGAGTTCTGAAGCTGAGTGTGAAGGCTGCGCCTTCCCTGATGAGGCTGGGAAGGAGGCCGTCTTGGCATGTGAGAGACACAGACCCTCAGCTCCACCGCATGTGAACCCAGGCAGCCTCGCCATGAGTCTCACTGGGAACGATCCcccaagccacacacacacacacacacacacacacacacacagcacacacacccaAAGAGCATGCACACAGACCCGCACACACGGGGGCTCCCCAGTGCACGCACCATCCGGGCTGGGGCATCTCCAGGGGCTCCCCAGTGCACGCACCATCCCGGCTGGGGCGTCGCCAGGGGCTCCCCAGGGCACTCGCCATCCGGGCTGGGCCTCCCCAGGCTCCCAGCACTTTCTGGAGACGCCCCAGGTGCCCACCCACCTTCACAGAGTAGGCGAATGCCACGAAGCCCAGGCAGCACCAGTTCATGAAGACGGTGTTGAACAGGGACCACACAATGTGGTCGGGCACGGCGGTGTCGCTGCGGATGTTGATCACCGTGGCCGTCACGGGCGCAGGGCTCTGGGGCGCCCCCAGCATGGCCACCTGGCTCTGGGGCGCCCCCAGCACGGCCACCTCGTGCTCCTCCTTGAGCATCTCTGGCGCAGAGGGAACCAGGCGCTGAAGCAAAGGAGCAGGATCGAGACGTGTGTTCCCGGAGGCAGAGCCGGTGCAGATGAGGTCCGGATATAGGCAGGAGCAAAGGGGCCTGGGGGGCGGGCCTGCCCAGTAGTTTCGTTTCCTGACTGTTTCGTTTGGGCTGGTCCTCGGAGGTGGGAGGGACCGCTGCGCATCATGTTACATCAAGGTTAGAGGAAGTAAGCCGGTGGAGGGGGCTTCAGGCCCGGCAGGGCCATCTCGCTTCCCATATAGCGCTCTGTTCGGACTCTGGGACTCTTCCCCAGCCTGGGGGGTCTCAGGCCCAAGCCTGCTGCAGCGCCCACTGTCCCCACTCGGGGGCTCCTGCCAGGCCCCACTCAGCCTCACCCCCGGGCCCAGAGGAACCCCGCCCCCACCGCCAGCCCCCCAGCTGCACAGGCCTCCCCTCTGAGGGGCACTGGCCCCCCAGTCCTGAGTCCCCACTCCAGGCGGGGTTTGGGTCCTTCCCGGTTGCAGGTCAGCACCCAGCAGCCCGTGTGGCCTGCCCCGAGGAGCCTCCCACGGTCCCCCAAGGGCTGGGGGAGCGGGACCAGGGCCAGCTGTGCGGAGGCAGGACGCCTGCCAGGCGTCTGGCAGCCGCTGGGAGCCCTGGGCCTGCGTGTCCATGcagcctggccttcctgcctccccCGTCCCCCCTCATTTCTCGTGGGGCCTGGGGTGGCTCCAGGGGCAGCAGGCGTGCTGGCAGGACGGCTCTGCGCTTGAGGCTGTGCCCCCTCCTCAGGGACAGGGTGGGTCGGCTCTGTGGCCAGGCCTCCGCTCTCTTCAGACCGCAGGGCCACGTGTTCTCCTGTCTCTGCCCTCACCTGTGTGTGAGGCTGTGGGCGGTGATGGCCAGGCCTGGGCCGTCCTGTTAGGAGCAAGGCCATCCCACCGGCTGTGTCCCTTTTCGGCAAGGCTCCCAGGCCAGCCTCGGGTGCCCCCGGCCAGGCCGACAGTCTGCCCGGGCAGCAGCACCTGGGCCCCCAGGGCTTCGTCCGCTGCGTCCAGAGCCTCCTCCAGGTCCATCTGGGTCTTGGGCAGACTGGAGAGTGGAATGGAAGTGATGTGGGGGTGGCGCCTGCACCCCTGGGGCCCTGAGGTGGTCCATGTCCGCTCCTCTCCCAGGAAGGGGTGTTGGTTAGGTTTCCTCCCTGCTGGGGTGGGCCCTGGGAGCCGTTCCAGCATCTCCCCGCAGCCACCCTGTGTGCGAGGCTCTTCCCCAGAAGCCGCAGAGCACGTGAGAGGACTGCGAGCACcgcctgcttcctcttctcccggGCCTGGGCGCCCGCGGGGGCCGGCCCCACTCCGAGGGTGGCTAGGGCCCGCGCGCCCCTCGGGAAAGGGCACCTGGTGATGTTCAGCTTTAGACCTGGGCCCTGAGCCCACTCCCTGAGATGTTGGGGATCCCGAGTCCTGGGCTCTGTTACCCAGGACCCACCTATTccgcaccctccccccacccccgggcaGTCTGGGGGATGTGCCCGAAAGCTACCCCGCCCAGGGCCCTGCTCTCAGTCAGCCACAGGATCTGGTCTGAAGACCAGTTCACAACAGGGGCCGTGGGGTCACCGGGTGGCGAGATTTTCCCCCAGTCCTCGCAGCTgccctgcctcctgggcttgTGGGCTCCGGCTGCCTGTCCTCCACTGTGCCCCGAGGGACGCGCCTGCGAATGTCTCCGGAGCCCTCTGCTGTGGGGGAGGTCACAGCCCTGCCCCCCAGCTCTGGTCTGCTCGTTTGCCCGCATCCCCAGCACAGtcctgggcagggcaggggctgctCCAGCCTCCGCCTGGCTCAGGCATTCGGTGGGCTTTCCGGTTTCTGCACTCTGTCCTGAGGGGCACAGTAGAAGGCAGGACACAGTGCAGAGGCCCAGTCCCCCGAGGGGCTCCAGGAAATGTGGCCCCGTGCGGCGCCCCGGGAGGGGCCGTGGCAGAGCGGGACCAAGAGTTCCATGTGACTGGGAGCCCGTCCTTCCTGCCCTCTGCAGCGCACAGCCCAGGGTCCGGTCGTGCCCGAGTCCCCCTCCATGATGGGGGTCTGGGCTGGCCTCCAGCCGCTTCCTGCCTCCAGAGTCCTTCCCAGACCCAGAGAAGCAGGTGGTCCAGCCCCGCCTCCAGGACACACCCTCCCTGGAGCTGCCCCCCTCTGCTTACCCCCCCCAGGGCCCCCACGACCTGCCCAGAGACCTCTACCCCCAGCCACttctgaggggtgggggaggtagGGTGAAGTGAGAGGGAGGGTCGGGGATCACAGAGGGGAGCGGGGATGGACATCAGTGTGGGGGGGCTTCCACCACCGCAGCCTGGCTCGTGAACGTGGTCTGCCCTGGGCTGCCTAAGCGCCCGCACCTCCAGGGCCCTGAGAGGACGGGAAGGGGCTGCCTCCCTCGTCGGGGGCTGACCTTTCCAGGGTTTAGCCAGGGCCAGAGCGCATGGTGCCAAGGTGGCTGCTCCTCACTCTAGCTGCCCTGTGCTGCCTCAGGCCACTCATCCCCTGGCACCCTCTGGAGGAGCCGGGATAGGCTGGAGAAGGCAGCAGCGGGGTGTGGCCGGCTGGACCTTCCCGGCAGCTGGGAGGGAGACGGGCCCCCAGATACTGAAAGCAGTGCCTCCCTAGAGAGCCTGGGCTGCCGCCGTCACCCTAGCCCAGCTGCTCCCTGCCAACTGTCTGTCTGATCCCGAGGGTCAAGGGTGTTCCGGACACAGAGTGTCCTTGGATCAGGGTCAGGCCTTGGGAAAGGAGGGACGCCTATCCTGGGACGCTGCTCCAGCTGTTGCTCCCAGCTGGAAGCCAGAAACCAGCAAAACCAGAGCAGCacagcggggcgggggagggcgcTGAGCCGCAGAGGCAGGCTGGGGACCGGCTCGGGACCGTCCGCGCACTTTATTGAATTCACCAGCCTTCAGCTGGGTCTCTGTAAACTGCGGCAGGAAAGGGCGGGGATCGGGGCGGAGGGGCCACCGCCGCTGGTGCGGAGCCTGCTGCGGACCGTCCGGGACTTGGTGTTGGCCATGAGCAGCTACTGCTGGCCTCCTTGCTGTGTTAAATCCTAAACCGAACACTGAAACTAGGCCCTGATCCAGTGGCAAAAACAGTGATAAACATGAAGGTCAGAAGGAGGCTCAGGACCAGCGCCCAGACCTTCAGGCGCTGGCGGCGGAGGCGCAGCTCCAGGCCCCACTGATGTCGCGGGGCTGGACCACCTTCTTCTCTGGGTCTGGGAAGGACTCTGGAGGCAGGAAGCGGCTGGAGGCCAGCCCAGACC
Coding sequences within it:
- the LOC138083125 gene encoding interferon-induced transmembrane protein 3-like, which codes for MNRTSQLLFTGAHGAVPPGYEVLKEEHEVAVLGAPQSPAPMTTTVINIRSDTAVPDHIVWSLFNTVFMNWCCLGFVAFAYSVKSRDRKMVGDITGAQSYASTAKCLNICALVLGLLLTVVLIILVSTGSLMIVQAISELIQNYGGH
- the LOC138083053 gene encoding interferon-induced transmembrane protein 1-like — encoded protein: MALLLTGRPRPGHHRPQPHTQRSLPPPRTSPNETVRKRNYWAGPPPRPLCSCLYPDLICTGSASGNTRLDPAPLLQRLVPSAPEMLKEEHEVAVLGAPQSQVAMLGAPQSPAPVTATVINIRSDTAVPDHIVWSLFNTVFMNWCCLGFVAFAYSVKSRDRKMVGDITGAQSYASTAKCLNIWALVLGIFLTIGSIVVLVFIYVAVYRTALEIMKNRGY